In Penicillium oxalicum strain HP7-1 chromosome I, whole genome shotgun sequence, a single window of DNA contains:
- a CDS encoding putative aminotransferase, whose amino-acid sequence MVAGAALTLARLVRSKPRIFSLPTTSAASFLPRLLSPPARTMSATAARPDPFRPAKRVAGQRQDVWCVAEASIERSRQEWSLIRMYRSIVNEAAAASPVQPIVNMGQGFFGYNPPQFAIDAAKEAMDRVECNQYSPTKGRPRLKKAIADAYSHSFGRTLNPETEVTITTGANEGMLSAFMGFIEPGDEVIIFEPFFDQYISNIEMPGGTIRYVPLHPPKDGATRTSPASEWTIDFDELENTINSKTKMIVLNSPHNPVGKVFSKDELQRIGDLCVKHNLIILSDEVYDRLYYVPFTRIATLSPELWERTITVGSAGKAFYATGWRVGYLMGPEHLIKYVSAAHTRICYSSVSPLQEAAAVAFEQADKAGFWEQSRQEMQQKMKLFCEVFDELGIPYSEPEGGYFVLVNMSSVKLPAEYPFPPHVANRPRDFKLCWFLIHEVGVAAIPPTEFYTDANAHIAENYLRFAVCKNDDVLETAKERLRGLKKYIAE is encoded by the exons GCACTTACACTTGCTAGACTTGTTCGATCCAAACCGAGGATATTCAGCTTGCCCACGACTTCCGCCGCTTCATTTCTACCCCGCCTTCTTAGTCCACCAGCGAGAACAATGTCCGCAACGGCTGCGCGGCCCGATCCCTTTCGGCCTGCGAAGCGCGTCGCTGGCCAGCGCCAGGATGTCTGGTGCGTTGCGGAAGCATCCATTGAGAGGTCTCGACAAGAATGGTCGCTTATCAGAATGTACAGGTCCATCGTGAAcgaagctgctgctgcttcgCCCGTGCAACCCATTGTTAACATGGGCCAAGGCTTCTT TGGCTACAATCCGCCTCAATTTGCCATTGATGCCGCCAAGGAAGCCATGGATCGTGTCGAGTGTAATCAATACTCTCCTACCAAG GGTCGCCCTCGCctgaagaaggccattgCTGATGCCTATTCGCACTCCTTCGGCCGTACTTTGAACCCCGAGACTGAGGTCACCATCACGACCGGCGCAAACGAGG GTATGCTCAGTGCATTCATGGGATTCATTGAGCCCGGCGACGAGGTGATCATTTTCGAGCCATTCTTTGATCA GTATATTAGCAACATTGAAATGCCAGGTGGTACCATTCGATATGTACCACTTCATCCTCCCAAGGATGGCGCTACCAGAACCTCTCCTGCTTCGGAGTGGACcattgactttgacgagctCGAGAACACCATCAAttccaagaccaagatgaTT GTTCTGAACTCTCC CCACAACCCCGTTGGAAAGGTCTTTTCCAAGGATGAATTGCAGCGTATCGGCGACCTTTGTGTCAAGCACAATCTGATCATTCTTTCTGATGAAGTATATGATCGTTTGTATTACGTGCCATTCACCCGAATCGCCACTCTTTCCCCCGAACTCTGGGAGCGCACCATCACCGTGGGCTCAGCTGGTAAGGCGTTCTACGCCACAGGCTGGCGTGTGGGATATCTGATGGGCCCTGAACATTTGATCAAATACGTTTCCGCCGCGCACACCCGTATCTGCTACAGCAGTGTCTCGCCTCTTCAAGAAGCCGCGGCTGTGGCTTTTGAGCAGGCCGACAAAGCTGGTTTTTGGGAGCAGAGTCGACAGGAAATGCAGCAGAAAATGAAGCTCTTCTGCGAGGTCTTTGACGAGCTTGGTATTCCG TACTCTGAACCAGAGGGTGGATATTTCGTCCTGGTCAACATGTCATCCGTCAAGCTGCCTGCCGAATACCCCTTCCCACCGCATGTGGCCAACCGCCCTCGTGATTTCAAGCTCTGCTGGTTCTTGATCCACGAGGTTGGCGTCGCTGCGATTCCGCCCACTGAGTTTTACACTGACGCTAATGCCCATATTGCCGAGAATTATCTTCGTTTTGCAGTCTGCAAGAATGACGATGTCCTCGAGACTGCGAAGGAAAGACTGCGTGGGCTGAAGAAGTATATTGCAGAGTAA